In Solanum stenotomum isolate F172 unplaced genomic scaffold, ASM1918654v1 scaffold36051, whole genome shotgun sequence, one DNA window encodes the following:
- the LOC125852505 gene encoding 1-aminocyclopropane-1-carboxylate synthase 2, with product MGFEIAKTNSILSKLATSEEHGENSPYFDGWKAYDCDPFHPLKNPNGVIQMGLAENQLCFDLIEDWIKRNPKASICSNEGIKSFKAIANFQDYHGLPEFRRAIAKFMEKTRGGRVRFDPERVVMAGGATGANETIIFCLADPGDAFLVPSPYYPAFNRDLRWRTGVQLLPIHCESSNNFKITSKAVKEAYENAQKSNIKVRGLILTNPSNPLGTTLDKDTLKSILSFTNQHNIHLVCDEIYAATVFDTPQFVSIAEILDEKEMTYCNKDLVHIVYSLSKDMGLPGFRIGIIYSFNDDVVNCARKMSSFGLVSTQTQYLLAAMLSDEKFVDNFLTESAMRLFKRHKHFTNGLEEVGIKCLKNNAGLFCWMDLRPLLRESTFDSEMSLWRVIINDVKLNVSPGSSFECQEPGWFRVCFANMDDGTVDIALARIRRFASVEKSGDKSSAMEKKQQWKKNNLRLSFSKRMYDESVLSPLSSPIPPSPLVR from the exons AGATTGCAAAGACCAACTCAATCTTGTCAAAGCTGGCTACTAGTGAAGAACATGGCGAAAACTCGCCATATTTTGATGGATGGAAAGCATACGATTGCGATCCTTTCCACCCTCTAAAGAACCCAAATGGAGTTATCCAAATGGGACTTGCTGAAAATCAG CTTTGTTTCGACTTGATAGAGGATTGGATTAAGAGAAACCCAAAAGCTTCAATTTGTTCCAATGAAGGAATCAAATCTTTCAAGGCCATTGccaattttcaagattatcaTGGCTTGCCTGAATTCAGAAGA GCGATTGCGAAATTTATGGAGAAAACAAGAGGAGGAAGAGTTAGATTTGATCCAGAAAGAGTTGTTATGGCTGGTGGTGCCACTGGAGCTAATGAgacaattatattttgtttggcTGATCCAGGCGATGCATTTTTAGTACCTTCACCATATTACCCAGC ATTTAACAGAGATCTAAGATGGAGAACTGGAGTACAACTTCTTCCAATTCACTGTGAGAGCTCCAACAATTTCAAAATTACTTCAAAAGCAGTAAAAGAAGCATATGAAAATGCACAAAAATCAAACATCAAAGTAAGAggtttgattttgaccaatccATCAAATCCATTGGGTACCACTTTGGACAAAGACACACTGAAAAGTATCTTGAGTTTCACCAACCAACACAACATCCACCTTGTTTGCGATGAAATCTACGCAGCCACGGTCTTTGACACGCCTCAATTCGTCAGCATAGCTGAAATCCTCGATGAAAAGGAAATGACTTATTGCAACAAAGATTTAGTTCACATCGTCTATAGTCTTTCAAAAGACATGGGGTTACCAGGATTTAGAATCGGAATCATATATTCTTTTAACGATGACGTCGTTAATTGCGCTAGAAAAATGTCGAGTTTCGGTTTAGTGTCAACTCAAACGCAATATCTTTTAGCCGCAATGCTATCGGACGAAAAATTCGTCGATAATTTTCTGACAGAAAGTGCGATGAGATTATTTAAAAGGCACAAACATTTTACCAATGGACTTGAAGAAGTGGGAATTAAATGCTTGAAAAATAATGCGGGGCTTTTTTGTTGGATGGATTTGCGTCCGCTTTTAAGGGAATCGACTTTCGATAGCGAAATGTCGTTATGGAGAGTTATTATAAACGACGTAAAGCTCAACGTCTCGCCTGGATCATCGTTTGAATGTCAAGAGCCAGGGTGGTTCCGAGTTTGTTTTGCGAATATGGATGATGGAACGGTGGATATCGCGCTCGCGAGGATTCGGAGGTTTGCAAGTGTTGAGAAAAGTGGAGATAAATCGAGCGCGATGGAAAAGAAGCAACAATGGAAGAAGAATAATTTAAGACTTAGTTTTTCGAAAAGAATGTATGATGAAAGTGTTTTGTCACCACTTTCGTCTCCTATTCCTCCCTCACCACTAGTTCGTTAG